One Streptomyces sp. NBC_00223 genomic window carries:
- a CDS encoding bifunctional 5,10-methylenetetrahydrofolate dehydrogenase/5,10-methenyltetrahydrofolate cyclohydrolase: protein MSGTTGSTGAASAGATLLKGAARAESLRAETLRVAKELADLGVQPRLAVVVATDDESSAWYVRSIARAAAKVGIECDTVRLPSDAEPAAIRAELVRLSADASVHGIILQTPLPPGAVAAELADAIAPEKDVDGANPLSLGRLAAGLPAFAPATAEAVVSLLDAHGIELSGRRVAVVGRSTVVGKPLAHLLLDRDATVTVCHSRTTDLAAVTSAADIVVAAVGRAGLIRAEHVRPGAVVVDVGTNPTPEGGLTGDVDAASVGPKAAALSPVPGGVGPITTALLLHHTASAAR, encoded by the coding sequence ATGAGCGGGACGACCGGTTCCACCGGGGCCGCTTCGGCTGGGGCCACGCTTCTCAAGGGCGCCGCGCGCGCCGAGTCCCTGCGCGCCGAAACCCTCCGCGTCGCCAAGGAGTTGGCCGACCTCGGCGTCCAGCCCCGGCTGGCCGTGGTCGTGGCCACGGACGACGAGTCGTCGGCCTGGTACGTACGGTCCATCGCCCGGGCCGCGGCCAAGGTCGGCATCGAGTGCGACACCGTACGGCTGCCGTCGGACGCCGAACCGGCCGCGATCCGGGCCGAGTTGGTACGGCTCAGCGCGGACGCCTCGGTGCACGGGATCATCCTCCAGACGCCGTTGCCGCCGGGTGCCGTCGCCGCCGAACTGGCCGACGCCATCGCCCCGGAGAAGGACGTGGACGGCGCCAACCCGCTGAGTCTCGGCCGGTTGGCGGCGGGCCTGCCCGCCTTCGCGCCCGCGACCGCCGAGGCCGTCGTCAGCCTGCTGGACGCGCACGGGATCGAGTTGTCCGGCCGCCGGGTGGCCGTCGTCGGGCGTTCCACGGTGGTCGGCAAGCCGCTCGCCCACCTGCTGCTCGACCGCGACGCGACCGTCACCGTCTGCCACTCCCGTACGACCGACCTCGCGGCCGTGACCTCCGCCGCGGACATCGTGGTCGCGGCGGTCGGCCGGGCCGGGCTGATCCGCGCGGAGCATGTACGGCCGGGCGCGGTCGTGGTGGACGTCGGCACGAACCCCACGCCGGAGGGCGGCCTGACCGGCGACGTGGACGCGGCCTCGGTGGGCCCCAAGGCGGCGGCCCTGTCCCCCGTCCCCGGCGGCGTCGGCCCGATCACGACGGCTCTCCTCCTCCACCACACGGCCTCGGCGGCCCGCTGA